The genomic DNA GACGACGTCACCAGGACGCCGGCGGACAGGTCGAACTCGCCGCCGATCATCAGCAGCGCGACCGGGACCGCCATGATGCCGATGGTCGAGGACGCGTAGAGGACCGTGCTGAGGCTCGCGGCCCGCAGGAAGCTGTCGGCGACGATCGCGAAGAACACGAAGACCGCGACGGCGCCGACCACCGAGCCGAGTTCGGGGCGGCCCAGGAGTTTGCGCAGCGGCGAGGTGCGGAGAAGCCGCTCGTCCGCGGTGGTGGCGGTCATCGCGTGCCCCGCTTCGTGTACTGCTCCAGCTTGGCCGCCTGGTCCTTGGTGATGATCTGCGGGCCGGTGAGCACCGGCTTGCCGCCGCCGAGGACGTCGGAGTTGTACTTGTACAGCCAGAGCAGGTCCACCGCCTCGTACCCCTGGAGGTAGGGCTGCTGGTCGACGGCAAAGCCGAGCGTGCCGTCCTTCAGCTCGGCGGCGACCTTCGCGTTCAGGTCGAAGGTGTCGATCTCCGCCTTGCTGCCCGCGTCGTTCCTGGCCTTCACCGCGGTGTCGGCGTAGGGGGCGCCGAGCGTGACGAGCGAGTCGATGGAGGAGTCGGCCTGGAGCTTGGCGCCGATGGAGGACTGCACGTCGGGCATGCTCGTGCCCTGGACGTAGAGGTTCTGCACGGTGCCCTTGAAGGTTTTCTTGACGCCCGCGCAGCGCTGCTCATGGCCGACGTTGCCCTGCTCGTGCAGGATGCACAGGGCCTTCTTCCGGCCGCGCTTGTTCAGCTCCTCACCGACGGCCTCGCCGGCGACGGTCTCGTCCTGGCCGAT from Streptomyces avermitilis MA-4680 = NBRC 14893 includes the following:
- a CDS encoding sugar ABC transporter substrate-binding protein; translation: MARTRTWAIIALAGALSVSLAGCSSTGGKRAEDARKAASAQGKAAVNTPRWTFAMITHSGDGDTFWDIVQSGAEQAAVKDNINFLYSHNAEAQQQAQLVDAAVDKKVDGIIVTLAKPAAMKAAVARAEKAGIPVVTVNSGSEESKAFGALTHIGQDETVAGEAVGEELNKRGRKKALCILHEQGNVGHEQRCAGVKKTFKGTVQNLYVQGTSMPDVQSSIGAKLQADSSIDSLVTLGAPYADTAVKARNDAGSKAEIDTFDLNAKVAAELKDGTLGFAVDQQPYLQGYEAVDLLWLYKYNSDVLGGGKPVLTGPQIITKDQAAKLEQYTKRGTR